The Octopus bimaculoides isolate UCB-OBI-ISO-001 chromosome 16, ASM119413v2, whole genome shotgun sequence genome window below encodes:
- the LOC106882943 gene encoding voltage-gated hydrogen channel 1 isoform X2, producing MKVKMEGFHKLHDDLEKVIEKEDSNSSVTTDSDETKQEFRTIRERVIHLINTNIFQIGIICLVFLDCLLVISELLLDLQILQVHDYDKMAVAFILRYASLAILGIFLLEIALRLYALRLDFFRHKMEMFDAVVVIASFVLDIVFRQHDGPENGVGLLIVLRLWRMTRILNGIIMSVKKQADKKLQRERRLREACEQELSKFREYCSAQEGEIELLQGLLRKHGITDADKHEQPPSVSTIAVIAEVNPVEHQILNSNNNGCNITQNLSSNSTITATTTVTVATTITAATTTTATTPNILISSISSTDNGRSPSRTSVSTCILTPALSTPPTPPHPIQTTTLDKTATANFSQTK from the exons ATGAAG GTCAAGATGGAAGGGTTCCATAAACTCCATGATGACTTGGAGAAAGTTATTGAGAAGGAAGATTCCAACAGTTCAGTCACTACGGATTCTGATGAAACCAAACAAGAATTCCGCACAATCCGTGAACGGGTCATCCACTTGATTAACACCAATATATTCCAAATTGGAATTATCTGCCTTGTCTTTCTTGATTGTCTACTGGTAATTTCTGAACTTCTGCTAGACCTTCAAATACTTCAGGTACATGATTATGACAAAATGGCTGTTGCTTTCATTTTGCGCTATGCTAGCTTAGCTATTTTGGGAATATTCTTGCTGGAAATTGCTCTTCGGTTATATGCATTGAGACTTGACTTCTTCAGGCATAAGATGGAAATGTTTGATGCAGTTGTCGTTATAGCTTCATTTGTATTGGATATTGTATTCAGACAGCATGACGGACCTGAGAATGGTGTGGGTCTTTTAATTGTGCTTAGATTATGGAGAATGACTAGAATCTTGAATG GTATTATTATGTCTGTGAAGAAACAAGCAGACAAGAAGCTGCAGAGAGAACGCCGTTTGCGTGAAGCTTGTGAACAAGAATTGTCCAAGTTTCGTGAATATTGCTCTGCTCAAGAAGGAGAAATAGAACTTCTGCAAGGACTCCTACGTAAACATGGAATTACTGATGCTGACAAACATGAACAGCCACCCTCAGTTAGTACCATTGCTGTCATTGCAGAAGTTAACCCAGTGGAACACCAGATTcttaacagtaataacaatggaTGTAATATTACCCAAAATTTGTCTAGTAATTCAACtataacagcgacaacaacagtaacagttgcaacaactataacagcagcaacgacaacaacagcaacaacaccaaacaTATtaattagcagtatttcttccacaGATAACGGCAGATCACCATCAAGGACTTCGGTTTCAACATGTATACTAACACCAGCCCTGTCTACACCGCCTACTCCACCACACCCAATACAAACTACAACCCTTGATAAAACTGCCACAGCTAATTTCAGTCAAACTAAATGA
- the LOC106882943 gene encoding uncharacterized protein LOC106882943 isoform X1 produces MGTTRSRNKYPIPPSKLAKMQHEQVGAVVVVESERRLYIYIYTHTHTLIYSYLFINLNVHFANSFCEIIPFKVVQMKVKMEGFHKLHDDLEKVIEKEDSNSSVTTDSDETKQEFRTIRERVIHLINTNIFQIGIICLVFLDCLLVISELLLDLQILQVHDYDKMAVAFILRYASLAILGIFLLEIALRLYALRLDFFRHKMEMFDAVVVIASFVLDIVFRQHDGPENGVGLLIVLRLWRMTRILNGIIMSVKKQADKKLQRERRLREACEQELSKFREYCSAQEGEIELLQGLLRKHGITDADKHEQPPSVSTIAVIAEVNPVEHQILNSNNNGCNITQNLSSNSTITATTTVTVATTITAATTTTATTPNILISSISSTDNGRSPSRTSVSTCILTPALSTPPTPPHPIQTTTLDKTATANFSQTK; encoded by the exons ATGGGAACGACACGCAGCCGAAACAAATATCCAATTCCTCCATCAAAACTCGCCAAGATGCAACACGAACAag TTGGAGCTGTTGTTGTCGTAGAATCAGAGcggcgactatatatatatatatatacacacacacacacacttatctacaGCTATCTATTTATTAACCTGAATGTGCATTTTGCAAACTCTTTCTGCGAAATTATTCCCTTCAAAGTTGTCCAAATGAAG GTCAAGATGGAAGGGTTCCATAAACTCCATGATGACTTGGAGAAAGTTATTGAGAAGGAAGATTCCAACAGTTCAGTCACTACGGATTCTGATGAAACCAAACAAGAATTCCGCACAATCCGTGAACGGGTCATCCACTTGATTAACACCAATATATTCCAAATTGGAATTATCTGCCTTGTCTTTCTTGATTGTCTACTGGTAATTTCTGAACTTCTGCTAGACCTTCAAATACTTCAGGTACATGATTATGACAAAATGGCTGTTGCTTTCATTTTGCGCTATGCTAGCTTAGCTATTTTGGGAATATTCTTGCTGGAAATTGCTCTTCGGTTATATGCATTGAGACTTGACTTCTTCAGGCATAAGATGGAAATGTTTGATGCAGTTGTCGTTATAGCTTCATTTGTATTGGATATTGTATTCAGACAGCATGACGGACCTGAGAATGGTGTGGGTCTTTTAATTGTGCTTAGATTATGGAGAATGACTAGAATCTTGAATG GTATTATTATGTCTGTGAAGAAACAAGCAGACAAGAAGCTGCAGAGAGAACGCCGTTTGCGTGAAGCTTGTGAACAAGAATTGTCCAAGTTTCGTGAATATTGCTCTGCTCAAGAAGGAGAAATAGAACTTCTGCAAGGACTCCTACGTAAACATGGAATTACTGATGCTGACAAACATGAACAGCCACCCTCAGTTAGTACCATTGCTGTCATTGCAGAAGTTAACCCAGTGGAACACCAGATTcttaacagtaataacaatggaTGTAATATTACCCAAAATTTGTCTAGTAATTCAACtataacagcgacaacaacagtaacagttgcaacaactataacagcagcaacgacaacaacagcaacaacaccaaacaTATtaattagcagtatttcttccacaGATAACGGCAGATCACCATCAAGGACTTCGGTTTCAACATGTATACTAACACCAGCCCTGTCTACACCGCCTACTCCACCACACCCAATACAAACTACAACCCTTGATAAAACTGCCACAGCTAATTTCAGTCAAACTAAATGA
- the LOC106882943 gene encoding voltage-gated hydrogen channel 1 isoform X3, giving the protein MEGFHKLHDDLEKVIEKEDSNSSVTTDSDETKQEFRTIRERVIHLINTNIFQIGIICLVFLDCLLVISELLLDLQILQVHDYDKMAVAFILRYASLAILGIFLLEIALRLYALRLDFFRHKMEMFDAVVVIASFVLDIVFRQHDGPENGVGLLIVLRLWRMTRILNGIIMSVKKQADKKLQRERRLREACEQELSKFREYCSAQEGEIELLQGLLRKHGITDADKHEQPPSVSTIAVIAEVNPVEHQILNSNNNGCNITQNLSSNSTITATTTVTVATTITAATTTTATTPNILISSISSTDNGRSPSRTSVSTCILTPALSTPPTPPHPIQTTTLDKTATANFSQTK; this is encoded by the exons ATGGAAGGGTTCCATAAACTCCATGATGACTTGGAGAAAGTTATTGAGAAGGAAGATTCCAACAGTTCAGTCACTACGGATTCTGATGAAACCAAACAAGAATTCCGCACAATCCGTGAACGGGTCATCCACTTGATTAACACCAATATATTCCAAATTGGAATTATCTGCCTTGTCTTTCTTGATTGTCTACTGGTAATTTCTGAACTTCTGCTAGACCTTCAAATACTTCAGGTACATGATTATGACAAAATGGCTGTTGCTTTCATTTTGCGCTATGCTAGCTTAGCTATTTTGGGAATATTCTTGCTGGAAATTGCTCTTCGGTTATATGCATTGAGACTTGACTTCTTCAGGCATAAGATGGAAATGTTTGATGCAGTTGTCGTTATAGCTTCATTTGTATTGGATATTGTATTCAGACAGCATGACGGACCTGAGAATGGTGTGGGTCTTTTAATTGTGCTTAGATTATGGAGAATGACTAGAATCTTGAATG GTATTATTATGTCTGTGAAGAAACAAGCAGACAAGAAGCTGCAGAGAGAACGCCGTTTGCGTGAAGCTTGTGAACAAGAATTGTCCAAGTTTCGTGAATATTGCTCTGCTCAAGAAGGAGAAATAGAACTTCTGCAAGGACTCCTACGTAAACATGGAATTACTGATGCTGACAAACATGAACAGCCACCCTCAGTTAGTACCATTGCTGTCATTGCAGAAGTTAACCCAGTGGAACACCAGATTcttaacagtaataacaatggaTGTAATATTACCCAAAATTTGTCTAGTAATTCAACtataacagcgacaacaacagtaacagttgcaacaactataacagcagcaacgacaacaacagcaacaacaccaaacaTATtaattagcagtatttcttccacaGATAACGGCAGATCACCATCAAGGACTTCGGTTTCAACATGTATACTAACACCAGCCCTGTCTACACCGCCTACTCCACCACACCCAATACAAACTACAACCCTTGATAAAACTGCCACAGCTAATTTCAGTCAAACTAAATGA